One window of Triticum dicoccoides isolate Atlit2015 ecotype Zavitan chromosome 5A, WEW_v2.0, whole genome shotgun sequence genomic DNA carries:
- the LOC119300140 gene encoding probable E3 ubiquitin-protein ligase ARI8: MAEAAGSKAAQQQHLCCSICAEPTAPSEFHRGGSACAHAFCGACITGHVRARLESGPGAAAAVRCLDASCGGNLDPELCRAALPADVFERWCAALCESMFVGARRTYCPFPDCSEMMVADDDEEEDDDEEGDGGKPVTQSECQVCRRLFCAQCAVPWHADVDCAAYKRGDRSREDLMLMEMAREKKWRRCPKCDFFVAKRDGCLHIICRCDFEFCYGCGAKWGSAGCSCDDQDHDESEDEDDLVDM, from the exons ATGGCGGAGGCCGCGGGCAGCAAGGCGGCGCAGCAGCAGCACCTCTGCTGCAGCATCTGCGCGGAGCCGACGGCGCCGTCGGAGTTCCACCGCGGCGGCAGCGCCTGCGCGCACGCCTTCTGCGGGGCGTGCATCACGGGCCACGTCCGCGCCAGGCTCGAGTCCGgtcccggcgccgccgccgccgtgcgatGCCTGGACGCGTCCTGCGGCGGCAATCTCGACCCGGAGCTGTGCCGCGCCGCGCTCCCGGCCGACGTGTTCGAGCGGTGGTGCGCCGCGCTGTGCGAGTCCATGTTCGTCGGGGCGCGCAGGACCTACTGCCCCTTCCCCGACTGCTCGGAAATGATGGTggccgacgacgacgaggaggaggacgatgacgaggagggtGATGGTGGGAAGCCCGTGACGCAGTCGGAGTGCCAGGTGTGCAGGCGGCTGTTCTGCGCCCAGTGCGCCGTGCCGTGGCACGCGGACGTCGACTGCGCCGCGTACAAGAGAGGGGACAGGAGCAGGGAGGACCTGATGCTGATGGAGATGGCCAGAGAGAAGAAGTGGAGGCGGTGCCCCAAGTGCGACTTCTTCGTGGCCAAACGAGATGGCTGCCTTCACATTATCTGTAG GTGTGACTTTGAGTTCTGCTATGGATGTGGCGCTAAGTGGGGCTCTGCTGGGTGTTCTTGTGATGACCAGGACCATGATGAgagtgaggatgaagatgatctcgttGACATGTGA